From Thermoflavifilum aggregans, a single genomic window includes:
- a CDS encoding cupin domain-containing protein produces the protein MRTDKGFKVSASEARFGIHYKMKGVTLNVLDIKISGKDTDNDLAVFEQTGLTPNGGPPLHIHPHQDEWFYVIEGDYIFQCGNEKFYVKPGDTIFLPRNVPHAFIQLSEKGKMIVSYLPAGKMEAFFEVTDRWTSAPSSEEVMKVFADHDMIVVGPPLKV, from the coding sequence ATGAGAACAGATAAAGGATTCAAAGTCTCTGCCAGTGAAGCCCGGTTTGGCATCCATTACAAAATGAAAGGTGTAACCCTCAATGTACTTGATATCAAGATATCAGGTAAGGATACAGACAATGATCTGGCCGTGTTTGAACAAACAGGACTGACACCCAATGGTGGCCCACCGTTGCATATCCACCCGCATCAGGATGAGTGGTTTTATGTCATTGAAGGAGATTATATTTTTCAATGTGGGAATGAAAAATTCTATGTAAAACCAGGAGATACTATTTTCCTGCCCAGAAATGTGCCGCATGCTTTTATTCAACTCTCGGAAAAAGGTAAAATGATTGTTTCCTATCTGCCTGCCGGCAAAATGGAGGCATTCTTTGAAGTGACCGACCGGTGGACGTCTGCTCCTTCATCTGAAGAAGTGATGAAGGTATTTGCAGATCATGATATGATTGTAGTAGGTCCGCCTTTGAAAGTATAA
- the hpt gene encoding hypoxanthine phosphoribosyltransferase, with protein MHSIQVHDKIFVPYLSQQQIQQRIAEMAQQLNQDLAHERPLFLAILNGAFMFAADLFRQLTIEAEISFIKLVSYKGTRSTGHVITSIGLDEDLYNRTVVILEDIVDTGKTLHEFLPQIKHQHPKKLLITALLSKPDAREFPVSVDYLGFSVPNRFLLGYGLDYDGLGRNLPEIYQLKE; from the coding sequence ATGCATTCCATTCAGGTACACGACAAAATCTTTGTTCCTTATCTTTCACAACAGCAGATACAGCAACGCATTGCTGAAATGGCGCAACAGCTCAATCAGGATCTGGCTCATGAACGTCCTTTGTTTCTGGCCATTCTGAACGGCGCTTTCATGTTTGCTGCAGATTTATTCCGGCAGCTCACCATCGAAGCCGAAATCTCATTCATTAAACTGGTATCCTACAAAGGCACCCGTTCCACCGGACACGTAATTACTTCCATCGGGCTGGACGAAGACTTGTACAACCGCACCGTTGTGATTCTGGAAGATATTGTAGATACCGGTAAAACCCTGCATGAATTTCTTCCGCAGATCAAGCATCAGCATCCAAAGAAATTGCTAATCACGGCTTTGCTCTCCAAGCCCGATGCACGTGAATTTCCTGTTTCTGTTGATTATCTTGGCTTTTCCGTACCCAATCGTTTTTTACTGGGTTATGGATTGGACTATGATGGCCTTGGCCGCAACCTGCCTGAAATATACCAGTTGAAGGAGTAA
- a CDS encoding glucosaminidase domain-containing protein gives MHQGKRNAAWICCLLCCMWPVLVRAQAVFTTQQYIEQYKNLAIAEMLRTGVPASISLAQAIVESQSGNGWLARNANNHFGIKCKNWTGATVTYNDDQPNECFRKYATPADSWRDHSDFLRQNARYAFLFQYSPTDYQHWAYGLKQAGYATNPAYAQMLIKVIEDYHLQQYTLEALALQKGQDTTGMAAAWAANYPSAAVQNPPSGYYPSGVFTINHRRVIYVPAGTSLLTLAHQYGIKLRRLLQNNDLTSDAPPAQPMLIFLQTKKRTGAHLSHTVQPGETMYSIAQQEGIRLKWLYKRNRMQPGDEPAPGETLVLRGEASHPPRLAQASHHNRTGLLSVLTGSSADDTSNAAASVTSTSAGKQPDQTATPTDTAVAAQIPEPSSSTDLVPNPWKQPAQPQPVPNRSASHPQRIYHTVVAGDTLYSLARKYRVTVQQLKQWNHLTGDAIRTGQQLVIYSPAQ, from the coding sequence ATGCATCAGGGTAAACGAAATGCTGCATGGATCTGCTGTTTGTTATGTTGCATGTGGCCTGTGCTTGTAAGAGCACAAGCAGTTTTCACTACACAACAATACATCGAACAATATAAAAACCTGGCCATTGCAGAGATGCTCCGCACCGGCGTGCCCGCCTCCATCTCCCTGGCACAGGCTATTGTGGAAAGCCAATCAGGTAATGGCTGGCTGGCGCGCAATGCCAACAATCACTTTGGTATCAAGTGTAAGAACTGGACAGGAGCTACCGTTACCTACAATGATGATCAACCCAATGAGTGCTTCCGCAAATATGCCACACCGGCTGATTCCTGGCGTGATCACAGCGATTTTCTCCGGCAAAATGCGCGTTATGCCTTTTTGTTTCAATATTCACCCACCGATTATCAGCACTGGGCTTATGGCCTCAAACAGGCCGGCTATGCCACCAATCCGGCTTACGCACAAATGCTCATCAAAGTGATAGAAGATTATCATTTGCAGCAATATACGCTGGAAGCGCTCGCCTTGCAAAAAGGGCAGGATACTACCGGTATGGCTGCAGCCTGGGCAGCAAATTATCCATCTGCTGCCGTGCAGAATCCACCTTCAGGATATTATCCCAGCGGCGTTTTTACCATCAACCACCGCAGGGTAATTTATGTTCCCGCCGGCACATCCCTGCTTACGCTTGCCCATCAGTATGGCATCAAGCTGCGCAGGTTGCTGCAGAATAATGATCTCACCAGCGATGCGCCGCCCGCACAGCCCATGCTCATCTTTCTGCAAACCAAAAAGAGAACGGGTGCCCATCTCAGCCATACCGTGCAGCCGGGTGAAACCATGTACAGCATTGCCCAGCAGGAGGGCATCCGGTTGAAATGGCTATATAAACGCAACCGCATGCAACCCGGCGATGAGCCAGCCCCGGGCGAAACCCTGGTACTCCGCGGTGAGGCATCCCATCCACCGCGCCTGGCCCAGGCATCGCATCACAACCGAACCGGGCTGCTGTCGGTGCTCACCGGCTCGTCCGCCGATGATACTTCCAACGCGGCAGCAAGCGTTACATCCACCTCTGCCGGTAAGCAGCCCGATCAGACGGCTACCCCAACCGATACGGCCGTTGCCGCTCAGATACCCGAGCCATCTTCTTCTACCGATCTGGTGCCCAATCCCTGGAAACAACCCGCACAGCCTCAGCCAGTACCCAACCGTTCCGCTTCCCATCCGCAACGCATCTATCATACCGTGGTGGCGGGCGATACGCTTTACAGCCTGGCCAGAAAATACCGCGTTACGGTACAGCAGCTGAAACAATGGAATCATCTTACAGGAGATGCTATCCGCACTGGCCAACAGTTGGTTATTTATTCACCTGCTCAATAA
- a CDS encoding O-methyltransferase: MELFAGGLEAYAARYTSPESALLQQIAAYTQAHTSRPGMMSGHVQGALLQMISRMIRPRYVLEIGTFTGYSAVCLAAGLQPGGYVITIDRDEKLHQQFKERLEKAGLSDKILLKTGNALDIIPTLTETFDLVFIDADKENYIRYYELVLDRVKPDGFVLADNVLFHGEVLLPEDQQSKPAQAIQRFNAHVAQDTRVEHVLLTVRDGLMLIRKKAG, from the coding sequence ATGGAATTATTTGCCGGTGGACTGGAAGCGTATGCAGCCCGATATACTTCGCCCGAATCGGCTCTGCTGCAGCAAATTGCAGCCTATACCCAGGCACACACATCCCGCCCGGGCATGATGAGCGGCCATGTGCAGGGAGCATTGCTGCAAATGATCAGCCGGATGATCCGACCCAGGTATGTGCTGGAAATCGGTACTTTCACTGGATATTCAGCTGTTTGTCTTGCCGCTGGTCTGCAACCCGGAGGTTATGTGATCACCATTGATAGGGATGAAAAACTGCATCAACAGTTTAAAGAACGCCTTGAAAAAGCCGGCCTGTCAGACAAGATTTTATTGAAAACGGGTAACGCACTCGACATCATTCCCACACTTACAGAAACATTTGATCTGGTGTTCATTGATGCCGATAAAGAAAATTATATCCGTTACTACGAGCTGGTGCTGGATCGCGTGAAACCAGATGGTTTTGTGTTGGCCGATAATGTGTTGTTTCATGGTGAAGTTTTGCTTCCCGAAGACCAGCAAAGCAAACCAGCACAAGCCATTCAACGGTTTAATGCACATGTGGCGCAGGATACGCGCGTGGAGCATGTATTGCTTACGGTGCGCGATGGATTGATGTTGATCCGAAAAAAAGCAGGCTGA
- a CDS encoding LOG family protein, with product MNEFLKKIKIRDWGETRAHSSWQIFKIMAEFVEGFENLNRIGPCISIFGSARTRPGDKYYELAVRIAKRLAEEGFGIITGGGPGAMEAANKGAYLAGGKSVGLNIDLPHEQEPNPYVDKDKLLKFDYFFVRKVMFVKYAQGFVMMPGGFGTMDECFEVLTLMQTRKITPVPVVLVGHEYWDGLLQWMKHTMCEQYHHVQPEDLQMWRVFDHEDEVAEYFIQYYAEHRLTPNF from the coding sequence ATGAATGAATTTCTGAAAAAGATCAAGATCCGCGACTGGGGCGAAACACGGGCGCATTCCAGCTGGCAGATTTTTAAAATCATGGCCGAATTTGTGGAAGGTTTTGAAAACCTGAACCGCATTGGCCCCTGCATTTCCATTTTCGGATCAGCCCGCACGCGCCCGGGAGATAAGTATTACGAGTTGGCCGTGCGTATTGCTAAACGCCTGGCAGAAGAGGGTTTTGGCATTATCACGGGTGGAGGCCCCGGCGCCATGGAAGCTGCCAACAAAGGAGCATATCTGGCCGGCGGCAAGTCGGTGGGTTTGAACATTGACCTGCCACATGAACAAGAACCCAATCCTTATGTGGACAAGGATAAGCTGCTGAAGTTTGATTATTTCTTCGTCCGCAAGGTGATGTTTGTGAAATATGCACAGGGTTTTGTGATGATGCCTGGCGGTTTTGGTACGATGGATGAATGTTTTGAAGTGCTGACCCTGATGCAGACGCGCAAAATCACGCCTGTGCCCGTAGTGCTCGTGGGACATGAATACTGGGACGGATTGCTGCAATGGATGAAACATACCATGTGTGAACAATATCACCATGTGCAGCCCGAGGATCTGCAGATGTGGCGCGTGTTTGACCATGAGGATGAAGTGGCAGAATATTTCATTCAATACTATGCAGAACATCGCCTGACACCTAATTTTTAA
- a CDS encoding sodium:solute symporter codes for MIFSPAALLIFIVGYFVLLLLISKLTSGKADNETFFIANRNSRWYLVAFGMIGTSISGVTFISVPGTVKQDAFSYFQFVLGNAVGYAIIALVLMPVYYRMKLTSIYTYLQHRFGFYSYQSGAFIFLVSRTIGSAFRLFLVAIVLQHYIFDYWHIPFWITVAVSLLLIWTYTYKGGLKTIIWTDTIQTLFLVTAVILTLIVISHRMHMGLDEMIHAIAQSHYSKIFWWDDFLSDKRHFIKYFLGGVAVSVAMTGLDQDLMQKNLSCRNLGEAQKNMFSFTGVFVVINLFFLSLGALLYLYAASRGISLPERADYLFPEIAFHYLGGWAAIVFILGLTAATFATTDSAMTALTTSFCVDFLRFTDQPAEAQKRRQIRIRQLVHLAFSLVFLLVVLFFKYAVSESVVKAVFTVAGYTYGPLLGLFFFGICTRRRVRDKWVPWICVLSPLLCALLDMQSVQWLGGYRFGFELLIVNGILTFAGLWIISQKPVCPQGTQEVQAAAVHNKRD; via the coding sequence ATGATTTTCTCTCCTGCTGCACTGCTGATTTTCATTGTGGGATATTTTGTGTTGTTGTTGCTCATTTCAAAACTCACGTCCGGCAAGGCTGATAATGAAACTTTTTTTATTGCCAACCGCAACAGTCGCTGGTATCTGGTGGCATTTGGCATGATCGGCACTTCCATATCCGGCGTTACTTTTATTTCTGTGCCGGGCACTGTGAAACAGGACGCATTTTCCTATTTTCAGTTTGTACTGGGCAATGCGGTGGGCTATGCAATCATCGCCCTTGTGCTGATGCCGGTTTATTATCGCATGAAATTAACTTCCATTTATACCTATTTGCAACATCGTTTCGGATTTTACAGCTATCAGTCCGGTGCTTTTATTTTTCTAGTTTCCCGCACCATTGGTTCGGCTTTCCGTTTGTTTCTGGTGGCCATTGTCCTGCAACATTATATTTTTGACTATTGGCATATTCCTTTCTGGATTACAGTGGCTGTTTCGCTGTTGCTGATCTGGACCTATACGTACAAAGGCGGATTGAAAACCATTATCTGGACGGATACGATTCAGACTTTATTTCTGGTAACGGCCGTGATATTAACCTTAATCGTTATCAGCCATCGGATGCACATGGGTTTGGATGAAATGATTCACGCCATTGCACAAAGCCACTACAGTAAGATATTCTGGTGGGATGATTTTTTATCTGATAAACGACATTTCATAAAATACTTCCTCGGCGGTGTAGCTGTTTCAGTGGCTATGACCGGGCTGGATCAGGATCTGATGCAGAAAAATCTCAGCTGCCGCAATCTCGGGGAGGCACAGAAAAACATGTTTTCTTTTACCGGTGTTTTTGTAGTGATCAATTTATTTTTTCTCAGTTTGGGCGCCCTGCTTTATCTCTATGCTGCATCGCGGGGCATTTCACTGCCTGAACGTGCTGATTATCTGTTTCCGGAAATTGCATTTCATTATCTGGGAGGTTGGGCAGCTATTGTATTTATTTTGGGATTGACAGCAGCTACGTTTGCTACAACCGATTCAGCCATGACGGCGCTTACCACTTCGTTTTGTGTGGATTTTCTGCGTTTCACTGATCAGCCTGCTGAGGCACAAAAGCGGCGGCAGATCCGCATCCGCCAGCTTGTGCATCTGGCTTTTTCACTGGTGTTTTTGCTGGTTGTTTTGTTTTTCAAATATGCAGTCAGTGAATCGGTAGTAAAAGCTGTGTTTACTGTAGCGGGATATACCTATGGACCTTTGCTGGGATTGTTTTTCTTTGGCATCTGTACACGTCGCAGGGTGCGCGATAAATGGGTGCCATGGATTTGTGTATTGTCGCCGTTGCTGTGCGCTTTGCTTGATATGCAGAGCGTGCAATGGCTGGGAGGTTATCGCTTTGGCTTTGAGCTGCTCATCGTAAACGGAATCCTTACTTTTGCAGGGTTGTGGATCATTTCACAAAAACCTGTCTGCCCGCAAGGCACACAGGAAGTGCAAGCAGCAGCCGTGCACAACAAACGAGATTAA
- a CDS encoding PorP/SprF family type IX secretion system membrane protein, with translation MNTHIKCRYLFRLSRDSLCRGLVQGLWGIMLALFTENIHAQDLHFSQYFSAPLLTNPANTGFIPDANYRFGVDYRDQWTTIPVPYRTMSAFGDAQLLRNRLTYGWLGVGGVVLQDVVGSGDLTSTKVYASLAYHQLLGLGSLLSAGFNVGYARKSINLSKLTFDDQWNGKFFDASLPTNEYSAITQTSVSYIDLQAGLNYAYFPNDHIYLNLGFSAQHLNTPRETFYNGDNRIPRRYIGFVNASIQVSSQIIINPNGYYSLQSGAHELVAGSYLQVNLSGDGAQQLLGGIYYRFGDALIPMVGYQLNNLRLMFSYDATVSSLGSNIQHNGAYEVSLIYQGLYQNGTYRREEKKFRCPSF, from the coding sequence ATGAATACGCATATCAAATGCCGTTATCTGTTCCGGCTCAGCCGGGACAGCCTTTGCAGAGGCCTTGTGCAGGGCCTGTGGGGGATCATGCTAGCGCTTTTCACGGAAAACATACATGCCCAGGACTTGCATTTTTCCCAATATTTTTCGGCTCCGCTGCTTACCAATCCCGCCAATACGGGTTTTATCCCGGATGCGAATTATCGGTTTGGGGTGGATTACCGGGATCAATGGACTACCATTCCGGTACCCTACCGCACCATGTCGGCTTTTGGTGATGCCCAGCTGTTGCGTAACCGGCTTACCTATGGCTGGCTTGGCGTGGGTGGCGTGGTTTTGCAGGACGTGGTGGGGAGCGGCGATCTGACTTCCACGAAAGTATATGCTTCCCTGGCCTATCATCAGCTGCTGGGATTGGGTAGCCTGTTATCAGCCGGATTCAATGTGGGATATGCACGCAAAAGCATTAACCTCAGCAAACTTACTTTCGACGACCAGTGGAACGGAAAATTTTTCGATGCGTCATTGCCAACCAATGAATACAGCGCTATTACCCAAACCAGTGTTAGCTACATTGACCTGCAGGCAGGTTTAAACTATGCGTATTTTCCGAATGATCATATTTATCTCAACCTGGGCTTTTCTGCACAGCATTTAAATACGCCCCGGGAAACTTTTTACAACGGTGATAATCGTATTCCTCGGCGCTATATAGGTTTTGTCAATGCTAGCATTCAGGTTTCCAGCCAGATAATCATCAATCCCAACGGATATTATTCACTGCAATCCGGAGCCCATGAGCTGGTAGCCGGCAGCTATCTGCAGGTGAATCTTTCAGGCGATGGTGCTCAGCAGTTGCTGGGTGGTATATATTATCGTTTTGGCGATGCACTGATTCCAATGGTGGGTTATCAGCTGAACAATCTCAGGTTAATGTTTAGTTATGACGCAACAGTTTCTTCATTGGGTTCGAATATTCAGCATAATGGAGCTTATGAAGTATCTTTGATTTATCAAGGATTATATCAAAATGGAACCTATCGCCGTGAAGAAAAAAAGTTTCGCTGCCCCAGTTTTTAG
- a CDS encoding DUF7948 domain-containing protein, which produces MQLWLLCWSIGLLFLWMMGNMGICYAQKQPGAHHVNPQAGLPTGQVGLPTGQVGLPAEQTGFPPLLFIQNKGQWDADILYRADLPGNGQLFLKKDGIAVTVFNQEDVETLLESVHQDNPASSSAQPGNATSRQHAGSSGAAGVLVRGQMYEMRFEAARQMANSDIVPDHSSAAYYNYFIGNDPARWATHVQAFEAVTYRQIYPHVDVRVFSSGSRLTYDVIVYPGGNPDQVIMSYQGVDKIEVKNDKLVIYTRYGQIEEQTPYAYQFIGNEKHTVTCKFKVRGNQVQFHFPHPEEWNRRVPLIIDPTIIFSSFTGSRADNWGYTATYDAQGNMYVGGIVFGQGYPTLPVSPGPFQATFGGGTSYEGNTYGFDMGISKFSPDGRTLLYATYIGGSGNEQPHSLVVNNQGDLIIAGRTNSPNYPVYPRGNTLGSLGGWDIVVTELNATGTALIGSIRMGGQNDDGVNITSNRSAGTVSLMRNYGDDGRSEVIVDDAGYVYLASSTQSPDFPVTPGVFQSTKGDASSSVSRQGRGSRAYYNQQDGVVIKLKPDLSGVVWSSFLGGDADDAAFVLKLDAQGNIYVAGATASTNLMRLAANPAGVIQNSFQGGDADGFIAEITNDGSRLLRLTYLGTSGADEIYGIALDRNGFVYVCGTTTGNWPVINATYFNQGAKQFIAKLKPDLSGYVYSTTFGSTNTSIPNISPVAFLVDRCENVYVSGWGGGVCYNNNYYEIAGTNGMPVTPDAIKNTTDGRDFYFFVLKRDATGILYGSYFGQNGGCTDHVDGGTSRFDPNGIIYQAICANCGGGAIFPTTPGVWSPSNPTLRPGNPYQGAMCNEVALKIAFNLSGVHVGLKALDGDTSGCVPFTVEITDTAGLSRQYIWDFGDGTGPVRTTEASQSHTYTEVGRYRVMVVGIDSSSCNIADTGYMWVKVGDNPARVGFEVQKIGPCTSYRYRFINTSVALGGGGFTDSSFEWDFGDGSGQIRAGVDTVEHGYGGPGVYRVVLRLVDSSFCNAPDSSVMVLRVASNVRAGFEVDSVGCVPYTAVFNNTSDGGLSFEWDFGDGTTSTEANPVHEYGKAGEYVVRLVANDSTTCNRTDTMVDTIRVYGRPVSMFVVSPVPPQANVAEVFTNQSQGGVRWWWEFGDGSGDTTYNASHIYPKTGVYEACLRVANEWGCEDTSCQAVEALINPLFDVPSAFSPNGDGINDVFRVRGFGIERFEMEIYNRWGQKVYESRDVNQGWDGTYRGKPQPMDAYAYVIHIQFTDGTRVTRTGNVTLLR; this is translated from the coding sequence TTGCAATTATGGTTGCTTTGCTGGAGCATAGGCCTGCTTTTTTTGTGGATGATGGGGAACATGGGTATTTGTTATGCACAAAAACAGCCAGGGGCTCATCATGTTAATCCCCAGGCAGGCCTGCCTACCGGTCAGGTAGGTCTGCCTACCGGTCAGGTAGGTCTGCCTGCCGAACAGACAGGCTTTCCTCCCCTGCTTTTTATTCAAAATAAAGGACAATGGGACGCTGATATCTTGTATCGTGCTGATCTGCCTGGCAATGGACAGCTTTTCCTGAAAAAAGATGGAATTGCCGTAACGGTTTTCAATCAGGAAGATGTGGAAACATTGCTTGAATCTGTGCATCAGGATAATCCTGCATCTTCTTCAGCACAGCCTGGCAATGCCACCAGTCGTCAGCATGCGGGTTCATCCGGAGCGGCTGGAGTGCTTGTCAGGGGGCAGATGTATGAAATGCGTTTTGAAGCTGCCAGGCAGATGGCAAATTCAGATATTGTGCCCGATCATTCCAGTGCGGCTTATTACAATTATTTCATAGGCAATGATCCGGCCCGCTGGGCTACCCATGTGCAGGCCTTTGAAGCCGTTACCTACAGGCAGATTTATCCTCATGTGGATGTTCGTGTATTTTCTTCCGGATCGAGGCTCACCTATGATGTAATTGTCTATCCCGGCGGGAACCCCGATCAGGTGATAATGTCATATCAAGGTGTGGATAAGATCGAGGTAAAGAACGACAAGCTGGTGATTTACACCCGATATGGGCAGATAGAAGAACAAACGCCTTATGCCTATCAGTTTATCGGAAATGAAAAACACACGGTTACCTGTAAATTCAAAGTCAGGGGTAATCAGGTACAGTTTCATTTTCCCCATCCTGAAGAATGGAACCGGCGGGTGCCTCTGATCATTGACCCAACCATCATTTTTTCATCTTTTACGGGATCGCGGGCTGATAACTGGGGCTATACAGCCACATACGATGCCCAGGGCAACATGTACGTCGGTGGAATTGTTTTCGGGCAGGGATATCCTACTCTGCCGGTCAGTCCGGGCCCCTTTCAGGCTACGTTTGGCGGGGGTACTTCTTATGAAGGCAATACCTATGGTTTTGATATGGGCATCAGCAAGTTTAGTCCGGACGGGCGAACATTGCTGTATGCCACCTACATTGGTGGTTCGGGCAATGAACAACCCCACAGCCTGGTTGTGAACAACCAGGGTGATCTGATTATTGCCGGGAGAACCAATTCGCCTAATTATCCGGTTTATCCCCGGGGTAACACACTGGGATCTTTGGGAGGATGGGATATTGTGGTTACGGAATTGAATGCCACGGGAACGGCTCTGATAGGGTCTATCCGGATGGGAGGGCAGAATGATGATGGGGTGAATATTACTTCCAACCGCTCTGCGGGTACCGTAAGCCTGATGCGCAACTACGGTGATGATGGGCGCAGCGAGGTGATTGTGGATGATGCGGGCTATGTGTACCTGGCCAGCAGCACTCAGTCGCCCGATTTCCCGGTTACACCAGGTGTTTTTCAATCGACCAAAGGCGATGCCAGCAGCAGTGTTTCCCGCCAGGGCAGGGGATCAAGGGCCTATTACAACCAGCAAGATGGTGTGGTTATCAAGCTTAAACCCGATCTGTCGGGAGTGGTATGGAGCAGCTTTCTGGGCGGTGATGCAGATGATGCAGCTTTTGTCTTGAAGCTGGATGCCCAGGGAAATATTTATGTGGCCGGGGCAACAGCCAGCACCAATCTGATGCGGCTGGCCGCCAACCCGGCTGGCGTAATCCAGAACAGCTTTCAGGGAGGGGATGCTGACGGATTTATAGCCGAAATTACCAACGACGGCTCCCGGTTGCTGCGACTCACCTATCTGGGTACCAGTGGTGCTGATGAGATTTACGGGATTGCACTCGACCGGAATGGCTTCGTGTATGTGTGCGGTACCACTACCGGCAACTGGCCCGTGATTAATGCCACTTATTTCAACCAGGGTGCCAAACAATTCATTGCCAAGCTAAAACCTGACCTGAGCGGATATGTCTATTCCACCACTTTTGGTAGTACCAATACCAGTATTCCCAATATTTCGCCGGTTGCTTTCTTAGTAGATCGTTGCGAAAATGTGTATGTGTCCGGCTGGGGTGGGGGAGTATGTTATAACAATAATTACTATGAAATAGCAGGTACCAACGGAATGCCTGTTACGCCGGATGCCATCAAAAATACAACAGATGGGCGGGATTTTTACTTTTTTGTATTAAAACGTGATGCTACCGGCATCCTGTATGGCAGCTATTTTGGTCAGAACGGAGGTTGCACGGATCATGTGGATGGCGGCACCAGCCGTTTTGATCCAAACGGAATCATTTATCAGGCTATTTGTGCTAACTGTGGCGGTGGAGCTATTTTCCCTACTACACCCGGGGTATGGTCACCATCCAACCCTACCCTGCGGCCCGGAAATCCCTATCAGGGAGCTATGTGCAATGAGGTTGCGTTGAAGATAGCGTTTAATTTGAGTGGGGTACATGTAGGGTTGAAGGCTTTGGATGGTGACACGAGCGGATGTGTACCATTTACGGTGGAGATTACGGATACGGCTGGTTTGTCCCGGCAATATATATGGGATTTTGGGGATGGGACGGGGCCGGTACGGACTACCGAGGCCAGCCAAAGTCATACGTATACGGAGGTAGGCCGGTATCGGGTGATGGTGGTGGGGATAGATTCCAGCAGTTGCAACATAGCCGACACGGGATACATGTGGGTGAAGGTAGGGGATAATCCGGCGCGGGTTGGATTTGAGGTGCAGAAGATAGGACCGTGTACGAGTTACCGGTATCGGTTTATCAATACCAGTGTAGCGTTGGGAGGGGGAGGTTTTACGGACAGTTCGTTTGAGTGGGATTTTGGGGATGGCAGTGGTCAGATTCGGGCGGGGGTAGACACGGTGGAGCATGGCTATGGAGGACCTGGGGTGTATCGGGTGGTATTGCGGTTGGTGGATAGTAGTTTTTGCAATGCGCCGGATAGCAGTGTGATGGTGTTGCGGGTAGCGTCGAATGTGAGGGCAGGTTTTGAGGTAGACAGTGTAGGCTGTGTACCGTATACGGCGGTGTTTAACAATACGAGTGATGGGGGGCTAAGTTTTGAGTGGGATTTTGGGGATGGGACGACGAGCACGGAGGCGAATCCGGTACATGAGTATGGCAAGGCTGGGGAGTATGTAGTTCGTTTGGTAGCCAATGACAGCACGACATGTAACCGGACGGATACGATGGTGGATACGATCCGGGTATATGGACGGCCGGTATCGATGTTTGTGGTGAGTCCGGTGCCGCCGCAGGCGAATGTGGCGGAGGTATTTACCAACCAGAGCCAGGGGGGTGTGAGATGGTGGTGGGAGTTTGGGGATGGGAGTGGTGATACGACGTACAATGCGAGTCATATATATCCGAAGACGGGGGTATATGAGGCATGTTTACGGGTAGCCAACGAGTGGGGTTGTGAGGACACGAGTTGTCAGGCGGTGGAGGCGTTGATCAATCCGTTGTTTGATGTGCCGAGTGCGTTTTCGCCGAATGGGGATGGGATCAATGATGTGTTTCGGGTGCGAGGATTTGGGATAGAGCGATTTGAGATGGAGATTTACAACCGGTGGGGCCAGAAGGTATATGAGAGCCGGGATGTGAATCAGGGTTGGGATGGAACGTACCGGGGCAAGCCACAGCCGATGGATGCCTACGCCTACGTGATCCATATCCAGTTTACCGATGGCACCCGTGTCACCCGAACCGGGAACGTAACACTTTTGCGGTAA